A part of Hydrogenobacter sp. T-8 genomic DNA contains:
- a CDS encoding tRNA1(Val) (adenine(37)-N6)-methyltransferase encodes MEEYKEFEFFRGKVRFKQPKTHRLSIVEILFVANLKGIKKSSKVLDLGAGFGTLSILISLKHSCQVWAMERDPIMLQLLRENIRLNKLEDKIHVLDLDLRIAKNFLKPQSFDVVVANPPFYRVYNPANVYHHETDTSLEDFVKTASFLLKDGGHFNILVASHRLIESIIHMKNYRMEVESLRFFYPKLQKNAKIVRIHALKNLRPSPFVEKPLIINEDSGEYTQEVKSLLESFL; translated from the coding sequence TTGGAAGAGTATAAGGAGTTTGAATTCTTCAGAGGAAAGGTAAGGTTCAAACAGCCAAAAACACACAGACTGTCAATAGTAGAGATACTTTTCGTAGCAAATCTTAAAGGCATAAAAAAAAGCTCAAAAGTCCTTGACCTTGGTGCAGGTTTTGGCACGCTCTCCATACTTATTTCCCTCAAACACTCTTGCCAAGTTTGGGCTATGGAAAGGGACCCTATTATGCTCCAGCTTCTCAGAGAGAATATAAGGCTCAACAAACTTGAGGATAAAATCCATGTTCTTGACCTTGACCTCAGGATCGCAAAGAATTTCCTAAAGCCTCAGAGTTTTGATGTGGTGGTTGCCAATCCTCCCTTTTATAGGGTTTATAATCCAGCTAATGTCTATCATCATGAGACAGATACGAGTCTTGAAGATTTTGTGAAAACAGCGAGCTTTTTGCTTAAAGATGGTGGACATTTTAACATTTTAGTAGCTTCACATCGCCTTATAGAATCCATAATCCATATGAAAAACTACAGAATGGAGGTAGAATCCTTGAGATTTTTTTACCCAAAGCTACAAAAAAACGCAAAAATAGTGCGTATACATGCATTAAAAAATTTAAGACCTTCGCCTTTTGTTGAAAAACCTCTAATAATCAACGAAGATAGTGGTGAATACACACAGGAAGTCAAGAGCCTTCTTGAGAGTTTTCTGTGA
- the atpC gene encoding ATP synthase F1 subunit epsilon, with amino-acid sequence MIKVEIVTPQGLHFSREVNSVNIPTAEGEIGVLEKHMYLMTMLKPGLVYFDGKQENGIAVTYGFVDVTPEKVIILAEEAYNIGDIDPGKEKELFDQAIRRLATAQTMEEIEELEKLKERARTLLELVERFGRV; translated from the coding sequence ATGATAAAGGTAGAGATAGTCACACCTCAGGGACTTCATTTTTCAAGGGAGGTAAACTCGGTAAACATACCAACCGCAGAGGGTGAGATAGGTGTTCTTGAAAAACATATGTATCTGATGACCATGTTAAAGCCAGGGCTTGTTTACTTTGACGGAAAGCAAGAAAATGGCATTGCGGTAACCTACGGCTTTGTGGATGTGACGCCTGAAAAGGTGATAATCCTCGCAGAAGAAGCCTACAACATAGGAGACATTGACCCTGGCAAGGAGAAGGAACTCTTTGACCAAGCAATAAGAAGACTGGCAACCGCCCAGACCATGGAGGAGATAGAAGAGCTGGAAAAACTCAAAGAACGGGCAAGAACCCTACTTGAACTTGTAGAAAGGTTTGGAAGAGTATAA